One genomic segment of Chitinibacter sp. FCG-7 includes these proteins:
- the metE gene encoding 5-methyltetrahydropteroyltriglutamate--homocysteine S-methyltransferase → MSTINALSGVNDLGVKAHILGFPRIGAQRELKFALEKFWRGEIGEAELAQTGQTLRRRHWDWQAAAGLDFVTVGDFAWYDQILNTAALLGAIPPRFGFDAQALSLPQYFELARGNTEQFAMEMTKYFDTNYHYLVPELSRQTRFDGGVNWLFDEVADALAQGHQAKVVLPGPLTFLWLSKCKQDGYSKLELIPAIVAAYTRVVGQLASLGVAHLQLDEPILALSLPAEWVSAFEPVYRTLACAGVPILLATYFDSVAEHAQLLADLPLAGVHIDAVRAPDQLSPFADVWAAQKTPKILSVGIIDGRNIWAADLGQALRKLQAVHASLGAALWIAPSCSLLHTPVDLEQETKEAQLDSELKSWLAFAKQKLAELSILKQALNGQDVSAELATNQAAQHARRTSQRIHNPAVAVRLANLDGQIDQRLAPFVTRQAAQRARFNLPVLPTTTIGSFPQTKEIRAARAAFKRGEISVEQYEAAMKAEIALVVQKQDQLGIDVPVHGEAERNDMVEYFGEQLAGFAFTQFGWVQSYGSRCVKPPILFGDVSRNKPMTVAWSSYAQSLTTKPMKGMLTGPVTILQWSFVRDDQPRSTTCDQIALAIRDEVCDLEAAGIGIIQIDEPAFREGLPLKQADWADYLAWAGRAFRISASGVANDTQIHTHMCYSEFNDILPAIAAMDADVITIETSRSDMELLEAFGHFSYPNEIGPGVYDIHSPRVPQVNEMLRLIAKALEVVPAEQLWINPDCGLKTRGWPETEAALANMLTATHAARAALAQGQRIVIDATRVFTPAHTGSCACN, encoded by the coding sequence ATGAGTACGATTAATGCATTAAGTGGCGTGAATGATCTGGGCGTGAAGGCGCATATTCTGGGCTTTCCGCGCATCGGTGCGCAGCGCGAGCTCAAATTTGCGCTGGAAAAATTCTGGCGTGGCGAAATCGGTGAGGCCGAGTTAGCGCAAACCGGCCAGACGCTGCGCCGTCGTCACTGGGATTGGCAGGCCGCAGCAGGGCTGGATTTTGTCACCGTGGGCGATTTTGCCTGGTACGACCAGATACTGAATACGGCGGCACTACTTGGCGCGATTCCACCGCGTTTCGGCTTTGACGCCCAGGCCCTGAGCCTGCCGCAATATTTCGAACTCGCTCGCGGTAATACCGAGCAGTTTGCGATGGAAATGACCAAGTATTTCGATACCAACTACCACTATCTGGTGCCCGAGCTCAGTCGCCAAACCCGCTTTGACGGGGGGGTGAACTGGTTGTTTGACGAGGTAGCAGACGCGCTGGCGCAAGGCCATCAGGCTAAAGTGGTGCTGCCGGGGCCTTTGACTTTCTTGTGGTTGTCCAAATGCAAGCAGGATGGGTATAGCAAGCTAGAGCTTATTCCCGCTATTGTTGCAGCCTATACCCGTGTTGTTGGTCAGCTGGCGAGTCTGGGCGTGGCGCATCTGCAGCTTGACGAGCCGATTCTGGCTTTGTCGCTACCTGCTGAGTGGGTGAGTGCATTTGAGCCAGTTTATCGCACGCTGGCTTGTGCGGGCGTGCCCATCTTGCTGGCGACGTATTTTGATTCGGTTGCCGAGCACGCTCAATTGCTGGCCGATTTGCCGCTGGCTGGCGTGCATATTGATGCAGTGCGTGCGCCAGACCAGCTCTCGCCGTTTGCCGATGTCTGGGCTGCGCAAAAAACGCCAAAAATACTGTCGGTTGGCATCATTGATGGCCGCAATATCTGGGCTGCAGATCTGGGGCAGGCACTGAGAAAATTGCAAGCTGTGCACGCCAGCCTGGGAGCTGCGCTGTGGATTGCGCCTAGCTGCTCATTGCTGCATACGCCGGTTGATCTGGAACAAGAAACGAAGGAGGCGCAGCTTGATAGCGAGTTGAAATCGTGGCTGGCATTTGCCAAGCAAAAACTGGCTGAATTGAGCATTCTGAAACAAGCGCTCAACGGGCAGGATGTCAGCGCCGAGCTGGCAACAAACCAGGCCGCGCAGCATGCACGTCGCACCTCCCAGCGGATTCATAATCCGGCGGTGGCGGTAAGGCTGGCCAATCTGGATGGGCAGATCGATCAGCGTCTGGCACCGTTTGTGACGCGTCAGGCAGCGCAGCGCGCACGCTTTAATCTGCCAGTGCTGCCAACGACGACGATAGGCTCGTTCCCGCAAACCAAGGAAATTCGCGCTGCGCGGGCGGCATTTAAACGCGGTGAAATTTCGGTTGAGCAGTACGAAGCAGCAATGAAGGCCGAGATCGCGCTGGTGGTGCAAAAGCAGGACCAATTAGGCATTGATGTGCCGGTGCACGGCGAAGCCGAGCGCAACGATATGGTTGAGTATTTTGGCGAGCAGCTGGCGGGCTTTGCATTTACGCAATTTGGCTGGGTGCAAAGCTATGGCAGTCGCTGCGTTAAACCGCCGATCTTGTTCGGTGACGTGTCACGAAATAAGCCAATGACCGTGGCTTGGTCGAGCTACGCGCAAAGCCTGACTACAAAGCCGATGAAAGGCATGCTGACCGGGCCGGTGACGATTTTGCAATGGTCATTCGTACGTGACGATCAGCCGCGCTCGACCACTTGCGATCAGATCGCGCTGGCGATTCGTGATGAGGTGTGTGATCTGGAGGCCGCTGGCATCGGCATTATCCAGATTGACGAACCAGCTTTCCGCGAAGGTTTGCCATTGAAACAAGCCGATTGGGCAGACTATCTGGCTTGGGCTGGGCGTGCTTTCCGGATTTCGGCCTCGGGCGTTGCCAATGACACGCAGATTCACACGCATATGTGCTATTCGGAATTTAACGACATTCTGCCCGCGATTGCGGCGATGGACGCCGATGTGATCACGATTGAAACCAGCCGTTCGGATATGGAATTGCTCGAAGCTTTCGGCCATTTCAGCTATCCAAATGAAATCGGCCCCGGCGTTTACGATATTCACAGCCCGCGCGTGCCGCAGGTGAATGAGATGTTGCGGCTGATCGCCAAAGCGCTCGAAGTCGTTCCGGCTGAGCAACTGTGGATCAATCCCGATTGCGGCCTGAAAACACGCGGTTGGCCGGAAACCGAAGCGGCGCTGGCCAATATGCTGACCGCCACGCATGCAGCACGCGCGGCACTTGCCCAGGGGCAGCGCATTGTGATTGATGCCACACGCGTATTCACTCCAGCGCACACTGGCAGCTGCGCCTGCAACTAG
- a CDS encoding LysR family transcriptional regulator — MQSLLELRHLKTITAISEAGSLTRAAERLHLTQSALSHQVRLLEDHYGLPLFARKSSPLKLTAAGEKLAALAQEVLPAIAATERDIARLREGQAGQLRIAVECHTCFDWLMPAMDQFRHHWPEVELDIVSGFHADPVQLLYEDRADIAIVSEVEAQPELTHLPLFSYDMVALLALDHTLAAKPYLEAADFASDTLITYPVPDEMLDLLRKVLKPAGINPKRRPTELTVAMLQLVASRRGIAALPRWSVQSYLDRGYVLAKPITAQGLKSELHAALHSERKQAAYLLDFVETMRQVSVQNLPDVVLL, encoded by the coding sequence ATGCAATCCCTACTCGAACTTCGCCACCTGAAAACCATTACCGCCATTAGCGAAGCAGGCAGCCTGACGCGCGCCGCAGAACGCCTGCACCTAACGCAATCGGCGCTCTCGCATCAGGTACGCCTACTAGAAGATCACTACGGGCTGCCACTGTTTGCACGCAAATCCAGCCCGCTCAAGCTCACCGCAGCAGGCGAAAAACTCGCGGCACTGGCACAGGAAGTACTGCCCGCGATTGCCGCCACCGAACGCGATATTGCGCGGCTGCGCGAGGGGCAAGCAGGCCAGCTGCGCATTGCGGTGGAATGCCACACCTGTTTTGACTGGCTGATGCCGGCGATGGATCAGTTTCGCCATCACTGGCCGGAAGTGGAGCTGGATATTGTGTCGGGCTTTCACGCCGACCCAGTGCAGCTGCTGTACGAAGATCGCGCCGATATTGCAATTGTGTCCGAAGTCGAGGCACAGCCCGAGCTGACGCATCTGCCACTCTTTAGCTACGATATGGTCGCGCTGCTGGCACTTGACCACACGCTGGCGGCCAAGCCATATCTGGAAGCTGCCGATTTTGCCAGCGACACGCTGATTACCTATCCGGTGCCCGACGAGATGCTTGATCTGCTGCGCAAAGTACTGAAACCCGCTGGCATCAACCCCAAACGCCGCCCCACCGAGCTAACAGTCGCCATGCTGCAACTGGTCGCCAGCCGCCGTGGCATCGCCGCGCTACCGCGCTGGAGTGTGCAATCGTATCTGGATCGCGGCTATGTACTGGCCAAACCGATTACCGCGCAAGGACTGAAAAGCGAGCTGCACGCCGCGCTACACAGCGAACGCAAACAGGCCGCCTATCTGCTGGATTTTGTGGAAACCATGCGCCAGGTCAGCGTACAGAATCTGCCGGATGTGGTGTTGCTATGA
- a CDS encoding GNAT family N-acetyltransferase, which produces MNLISFRPELQNKVEEFLQFVQAHRGCTLDRANLPADIKHIQASYQHDGGDFWLLLENASIIGCIAVRIIDQNACVGEIKRYFVLPSHQRQGLGGALIAHAIGFAKLSGLKKIRLDSMKQSTAALAIFRKHGFYEIPKYNDNPVAEVFMEKCMADSV; this is translated from the coding sequence ATGAATTTGATCTCATTTCGGCCTGAATTGCAGAATAAGGTAGAAGAATTCCTGCAATTTGTGCAGGCTCATCGAGGGTGCACGCTTGATCGGGCTAATTTACCCGCAGATATTAAGCATATTCAGGCAAGCTATCAGCATGACGGCGGGGATTTCTGGCTGCTACTGGAAAATGCATCCATCATTGGTTGTATTGCTGTCAGGATTATTGACCAGAACGCATGTGTTGGTGAGATAAAACGCTATTTCGTCTTGCCATCGCACCAGCGCCAAGGGCTTGGTGGTGCATTGATAGCTCATGCGATTGGTTTTGCAAAATTATCCGGCCTCAAAAAGATCAGACTGGACAGCATGAAGCAGTCAACGGCTGCATTGGCCATATTTAGGAAGCATGGCTTTTATGAAATTCCCAAATACAATGACAATCCCGTCGCAGAAGTTTTCATGGAAAAATGCATGGCGGATTCTGTGTGA
- a CDS encoding mechanosensitive ion channel family protein, protein MYFPPQWLNDLLPSAVDKPTQHDVAATLIFMVLLVIARALVKRSVLRRTDLSVEVKRRWLVTLRNMWLLLFLAGLLFIWGRELQTLAVSLVAIAAALVLATKEMIMCLMGSIYRTSTHAFSVGDRIEFNKLKGQVVDTNVLSFTVAESSYASAQQGTVGRVVTIPNSLLLANPVFNETRLGQFVMHTVHVRIARDDDWQAAESVLLAAGQQAIVSYEQELALHAQEQQNMQVLNALVLEPRVRIDLEELDSIAFQLQLPVPLGQRAKVEQAVLREFLRQQSPQSAGITQPEPLSESR, encoded by the coding sequence ATGTACTTTCCGCCACAATGGTTGAATGATTTATTGCCCTCGGCGGTGGATAAACCCACGCAGCACGATGTGGCCGCCACGCTGATTTTTATGGTCTTGCTGGTGATTGCGCGAGCCCTGGTCAAGCGCTCGGTACTGAGACGTACCGATCTGAGCGTTGAGGTTAAACGCCGCTGGCTGGTGACTTTGCGCAATATGTGGCTGCTGCTGTTTCTGGCCGGTTTGCTGTTTATCTGGGGGCGCGAGCTGCAAACGCTAGCCGTGTCGCTGGTCGCCATTGCCGCCGCGCTGGTGCTGGCCACCAAAGAAATGATTATGTGTCTGATGGGCTCGATCTACCGCACCAGCACGCACGCGTTTAGCGTGGGCGATCGCATCGAGTTTAATAAACTCAAGGGGCAGGTGGTCGATACCAATGTGCTGTCGTTTACGGTGGCCGAATCAAGCTATGCCAGCGCCCAGCAGGGTACTGTGGGGCGCGTGGTGACGATCCCCAATAGTCTGTTGCTGGCCAATCCGGTGTTTAATGAAACGCGGTTGGGGCAGTTTGTGATGCACACCGTCCATGTGCGTATTGCCCGCGATGACGACTGGCAGGCAGCCGAATCCGTTTTGCTTGCAGCTGGCCAGCAGGCCATTGTGAGCTACGAGCAGGAGCTGGCCTTGCACGCGCAAGAGCAGCAAAACATGCAGGTGCTCAATGCCCTAGTGCTTGAGCCCCGCGTCAGAATCGATCTGGAAGAGCTCGACTCGATTGCCTTCCAGTTGCAATTGCCAGTACCGCTAGGCCAGCGCGCCAAAGTCGAGCAGGCCGTCTTGCGCGAGTTTTTACGACAGCAGTCTCCGCAATCGGCTGGAATTACTCAGCCTGAACCGCTTTCGGAGTCTCGATGA
- a CDS encoding DUF502 domain-containing protein, translated as MVKRSLKSVLSTWLAGLLALLPLMVTVSLLAWALNLLNSYIGPSSLVGRLFAFFGQSFVKNPVLQYLAGTLLLIGAIYLLGIVVQSRLKKPLAGLVDRTVRRIPVIGSLYNLADRFVGLLDQKQDADIGAMSPVWCVFGGDGIAVLALMPNPEPVDIEGREYQVILVPTAPVPIGGGLLYVPKEWIRPANIGVDKLTSIYVSMGITPPPNLAKMAQGQPVMVPQHKQAESQEINV; from the coding sequence ATGGTTAAACGCAGTTTGAAAAGTGTATTGAGTACCTGGCTGGCCGGATTATTGGCGCTGTTACCGTTAATGGTGACCGTGTCGCTACTGGCCTGGGCGCTGAATCTGCTCAATAGCTATATCGGCCCGAGTAGTCTGGTGGGGCGCTTGTTTGCATTTTTTGGTCAATCGTTTGTCAAAAACCCGGTCTTGCAATATCTGGCGGGGACTTTGCTGCTGATTGGCGCGATTTATCTGCTGGGCATTGTGGTGCAATCCAGGCTCAAAAAGCCGCTGGCCGGATTGGTTGATCGCACGGTGCGCCGCATCCCGGTGATTGGCAGTTTGTATAATCTGGCGGATCGCTTTGTCGGCCTGCTCGATCAAAAGCAGGATGCCGATATTGGTGCGATGAGCCCGGTGTGGTGTGTCTTTGGTGGCGACGGTATTGCCGTGCTGGCGCTGATGCCCAACCCCGAGCCGGTGGATATTGAAGGGCGTGAATATCAGGTGATACTGGTGCCCACCGCGCCCGTACCGATTGGCGGTGGTTTGCTCTATGTGCCCAAGGAATGGATACGCCCGGCCAATATTGGCGTCGATAAGCTGACCAGCATTTATGTTTCGATGGGCATTACGCCACCGCCGAATCTGGCGAAAATGGCGCAGGGCCAGCCGGTGATGGTGCCCCAGCACAAGCAGGCTGAATCACAAGAGATCAATGTATAA
- a CDS encoding gamma carbonic anhydrase family protein, which produces MMAIEQFDGIAPQIGDGAWVHAQASVIGEVKLGSNVSIWPGAVLRGDVNHIHIGADSNVQDCSVLHTTHKRADDPLGAPLVIGERVTIGHGVMLHGCTIGNECLIGMGTIVLDRVVIEDHVMIGAGSLVPPGKVLKSGHLYMGRPAKEVRALTAEEIAHFNYSAAHYVRLMSKYRDAI; this is translated from the coding sequence ATTATGGCAATTGAACAATTCGACGGCATTGCGCCACAAATCGGCGATGGTGCCTGGGTGCACGCACAGGCGAGTGTGATTGGCGAAGTGAAACTCGGCAGCAATGTGTCGATCTGGCCGGGTGCGGTGCTGCGTGGCGACGTGAATCATATCCATATCGGCGCCGATTCGAATGTGCAGGATTGCAGCGTGCTGCACACCACGCACAAACGCGCCGACGATCCGCTAGGTGCGCCGCTGGTGATTGGCGAGCGCGTCACGATTGGTCATGGCGTGATGCTGCACGGCTGTACGATTGGCAATGAATGCCTGATCGGGATGGGAACGATTGTGCTCGATCGTGTCGTGATTGAAGATCATGTGATGATCGGTGCCGGATCGCTGGTGCCTCCCGGTAAAGTACTTAAATCCGGCCATCTGTATATGGGGCGTCCGGCCAAGGAAGTGCGCGCACTGACGGCAGAAGAAATCGCACACTTTAATTACTCAGCAGCGCATTATGTGCGGCTGATGAGCAAATATCGAGATGCGATTTAA
- a CDS encoding M3 family metallopeptidase, with protein sequence MTTTTENNPLLDFSTLPQYAAVKPEHINPALDTLLENAAAAIAAAEQISEPSWDALAVLEEPLEHLGRAWGVIGHLESVVNTPELRDAYNSNIPRISNFFTELGQNEKLYALYKAVKEREYAQLNPTRKVIIDDAIRGFVLSGAELPAEQKQRFKEIEEKLSELTTRFSQNVLDATDDFALYVSGDELAGLPDDNLAAAAAQAAADGEEGQYKITLKMPSYLPVMQYVQNRALREQLYKAYSTRASEFGKTEWDNGVLIPEILALRQESATLLGHANFGETSLITKMADSPEQVITFLKDLAERAKPFMLEDRAELASFAKAEFGIEKLEAWDVALVSERLREQKYSFSEQEVKQYFTEPTVLKGLFKLISELYGLQFVPAQAPVWHDDVQYFELKNNDGSLVGGLYMDLHAREGKQGGAWMNDVRGRKLRADGSVQTPVALIVCNFASGVDGKDAMLPHDDVITLFHEIGHALHHLLTEVDELEVSGISGVEWDAVELPSQFMENFCWEWQVLPALTKHIETSLSLPRSLFDKMLAAKNFHSGSGLQRQLYFSIFDMALHQKSEAISAGDLTAFAQAVQQELALPLPPEYNRFPQSFSHIFAGGYAAGYYSYKWAEVLSADAYAAFEEAADQTGSSVVNPAVGARFRKEILAVGGSRPAAESFAAFRGRAPAIDALLRHNGLSA encoded by the coding sequence ATGACCACGACCACAGAAAACAATCCGCTGCTCGACTTTTCTACCCTACCCCAGTATGCGGCAGTAAAGCCCGAGCACATTAACCCAGCGCTCGATACCCTACTGGAAAACGCCGCGGCCGCGATTGCAGCGGCCGAGCAGATCAGCGAACCAAGCTGGGATGCGCTTGCCGTACTCGAAGAGCCGCTCGAACATCTGGGCCGCGCCTGGGGCGTGATTGGTCATCTGGAGTCGGTGGTGAATACGCCTGAGTTGCGTGATGCATATAACAGCAACATCCCGCGCATTTCCAACTTCTTTACCGAGCTGGGGCAGAACGAGAAACTGTATGCGCTGTACAAAGCGGTGAAAGAGCGCGAATACGCGCAGCTCAATCCAACGCGCAAAGTGATTATCGACGACGCGATTCGCGGCTTTGTGCTCTCGGGTGCCGAATTACCAGCGGAGCAGAAACAGCGCTTCAAGGAAATTGAAGAAAAATTGTCCGAGTTAACGACGCGGTTCTCACAGAACGTTCTGGATGCCACCGATGATTTCGCGCTGTATGTGAGCGGCGATGAGTTGGCAGGGCTGCCCGACGACAATCTGGCCGCCGCAGCGGCGCAAGCGGCCGCTGATGGTGAAGAAGGCCAATATAAAATCACGCTTAAAATGCCAAGTTATTTGCCGGTGATGCAATACGTACAAAACCGCGCGCTGCGCGAGCAATTGTATAAAGCCTATTCAACGCGAGCGTCCGAGTTTGGCAAAACCGAGTGGGACAACGGCGTGCTGATTCCCGAAATCCTCGCCTTGCGCCAGGAAAGCGCCACGCTGCTTGGCCATGCAAATTTTGGTGAAACGTCATTGATCACCAAAATGGCCGATAGCCCCGAGCAAGTGATCACCTTTCTCAAAGATCTGGCCGAGCGCGCCAAGCCGTTTATGTTGGAAGACCGTGCCGAGCTGGCAAGCTTTGCCAAGGCCGAATTTGGCATTGAAAAGCTTGAAGCGTGGGACGTTGCACTGGTGTCGGAGCGCCTGCGCGAGCAGAAATACTCGTTTAGCGAGCAGGAAGTGAAGCAATATTTCACCGAGCCGACGGTACTCAAAGGCCTGTTCAAGCTGATTTCCGAGCTGTATGGTCTGCAATTTGTCCCTGCGCAAGCGCCAGTCTGGCACGATGATGTGCAATATTTCGAGCTAAAAAATAATGACGGTTCGCTGGTTGGCGGCCTGTATATGGACTTGCACGCGCGCGAAGGCAAGCAAGGCGGTGCATGGATGAACGATGTGCGCGGCCGCAAGCTGCGCGCCGATGGTTCTGTACAAACGCCGGTGGCGCTGATTGTGTGCAACTTCGCCAGCGGCGTCGATGGCAAAGACGCCATGCTGCCGCACGACGATGTGATTACCTTGTTCCATGAAATAGGCCACGCGCTGCATCACTTGCTGACCGAAGTCGATGAATTGGAAGTTTCTGGCATCAGCGGCGTCGAGTGGGATGCAGTTGAATTGCCTAGCCAGTTTATGGAGAACTTCTGCTGGGAATGGCAGGTATTGCCCGCTTTGACTAAGCACATCGAGACCTCCTTGTCCTTACCCCGTAGTCTGTTCGACAAAATGCTGGCAGCGAAAAACTTCCACAGCGGCTCGGGCCTGCAACGCCAGCTGTATTTCTCGATTTTCGACATGGCGCTGCATCAGAAATCCGAAGCGATTTCTGCAGGCGATCTGACGGCCTTTGCGCAAGCGGTGCAGCAAGAATTGGCGCTGCCTTTGCCGCCGGAATACAACCGTTTCCCGCAATCGTTTAGCCATATTTTTGCTGGCGGCTATGCGGCGGGCTACTACAGCTATAAATGGGCCGAAGTGCTAAGCGCCGACGCTTACGCAGCATTTGAAGAAGCGGCAGACCAAACAGGCAGCAGCGTTGTTAATCCGGCCGTGGGTGCGCGTTTCCGCAAGGAAATCCTCGCTGTCGGTGGCTCACGCCCGGCGGCCGAATCGTTCGCCGCCTTCCGTGGCCGCGCGCCAGCGATCGACGCGCTGCTGCGCCATAATGGACTGAGTGCGTAA
- a CDS encoding superoxide dismutase family protein, producing MIKPLCLSLFIVLLGGCTTQSGSHSMDMMEHGPKYGTHFKSAQDQQVMGMLMVHQMDGHLMLKGKISGLKPNSEHGFHIHETGDCSKSDFSSAGGHFNPGKMRHGQHDGEHHLGDLANLKTDAKGQVKVEMMLMDFSLDPETDHSIIGRAVVIHANPDDYTSQPAGNSGPRIACGVMTEMMK from the coding sequence ATGATCAAACCTCTTTGCCTTTCATTGTTTATCGTGTTGTTGGGTGGATGTACAACCCAGAGCGGCAGTCATTCCATGGACATGATGGAGCATGGGCCCAAATACGGTACGCATTTTAAATCGGCTCAAGATCAGCAAGTCATGGGCATGTTGATGGTGCATCAAATGGATGGCCATCTGATGCTCAAGGGCAAGATTTCCGGGCTCAAACCCAATAGCGAACACGGTTTTCACATTCATGAAACCGGCGACTGCAGCAAAAGCGACTTTAGCAGTGCCGGCGGGCATTTTAACCCGGGCAAAATGAGGCATGGCCAGCATGATGGCGAGCATCATCTGGGTGATCTGGCCAACCTGAAAACCGATGCCAAAGGTCAGGTAAAGGTAGAAATGATGCTAATGGATTTTAGCCTTGACCCGGAAACAGACCATTCCATCATTGGGCGGGCTGTTGTCATCCACGCCAACCCAGACGATTACACGAGCCAGCCAGCAGGTAATTCCGGGCCACGCATTGCCTGTGGCGTGATGACCGAAATGATGAAGTAA
- a CDS encoding ABC transporter ATP-binding protein, translating to MSTLLEVKDLKVAYGGIHAVKGIDLEVKQGELVALIGANGAGKTTTLKTLMGMVKPAGGDIVFDGKSTAKLAAHDYVKQGLVMVPEGRGIFSRLTVEENLLMGAYSRNDKADILHDMERVYHLFPRLKERYKQLAGTLSGGEQQMVAIGRAMLSRPKLLLLDEPSMGLAPIIVQKIFEIIKMIAAEGVTMLLVEQNAKLALQTADRGYVMESGKVTFSDKASALLANEKVQQAYLGE from the coding sequence ATGAGTACCTTATTGGAAGTTAAAGATCTGAAAGTTGCCTACGGTGGCATTCATGCAGTCAAAGGCATTGATCTGGAAGTGAAGCAAGGCGAGCTGGTGGCGCTGATCGGGGCCAATGGTGCTGGCAAAACCACCACGCTGAAAACGCTGATGGGCATGGTCAAGCCCGCTGGTGGCGACATTGTCTTTGATGGCAAATCTACGGCCAAGCTGGCTGCGCACGATTATGTGAAGCAGGGCCTGGTGATGGTGCCAGAAGGGCGTGGTATTTTTAGCCGCCTGACGGTAGAAGAAAATCTGCTGATGGGTGCCTACAGCCGGAACGACAAAGCTGACATCCTGCACGATATGGAACGCGTTTATCACCTGTTTCCGCGCTTAAAAGAGCGCTACAAACAGCTGGCTGGTACGCTCTCTGGTGGCGAGCAGCAAATGGTGGCCATTGGCCGCGCCATGCTGAGCCGCCCCAAATTGCTCTTGCTGGACGAGCCATCTATGGGTCTGGCGCCGATTATCGTGCAGAAGATTTTTGAAATCATCAAAATGATCGCTGCCGAAGGCGTTACCATGCTGCTGGTCGAGCAAAATGCCAAGTTGGCTTTGCAAACCGCAGATCGCGGCTATGTGATGGAGTCGGGCAAAGTCACCTTTAGTGACAAAGCCTCGGCCCTGCTGGCGAACGAAAAAGTGCAGCAAGCCTATCTGGGCGAGTAA
- a CDS encoding ABC transporter ATP-binding protein → MTEVLLSIEGINKRFGGLHALSGVGLTINKGEIYGLIGPNGAGKTTLFNVLTGLYQPDEGKFTFQGKDLFRKKPNVVVESGIARTFQNIRLFANMSALENVMVGQHVRTKTGVLGAVLRHPKAKAEEEAIRLKSEGLLAYVGIADRAEELARNLSYGDQRRLEIARALATNPTLLALDEPAAGMNPKETDDLKKLMEKIRADGVTILLIEHDVKLMMGLCDRIAVLDYGKKIAEGVPEQVKNDPRVIEAYLGVAPE, encoded by the coding sequence ATGACTGAAGTGTTGTTAAGTATTGAAGGGATCAACAAGCGTTTTGGTGGCCTGCACGCACTGAGCGGCGTGGGGCTGACGATCAATAAAGGTGAAATTTATGGCCTGATCGGCCCCAATGGGGCGGGCAAAACGACGCTGTTTAATGTGCTGACCGGGCTTTATCAGCCGGACGAGGGCAAATTTACTTTTCAGGGCAAAGATCTGTTCCGCAAAAAACCCAATGTAGTGGTCGAGTCGGGGATTGCGCGGACATTCCAGAATATTCGCCTGTTTGCCAATATGAGCGCGCTGGAAAACGTAATGGTTGGCCAGCATGTCCGCACCAAAACTGGCGTGCTGGGCGCGGTGCTGCGCCATCCGAAAGCCAAGGCTGAAGAGGAGGCGATTCGTCTTAAATCCGAAGGTCTGCTGGCCTATGTTGGCATTGCCGACCGCGCTGAAGAGCTGGCGCGCAATCTGTCGTATGGTGATCAGCGCCGCCTGGAAATCGCCCGGGCGCTGGCCACCAATCCGACGCTGTTGGCGCTGGACGAGCCTGCGGCCGGGATGAATCCGAAAGAAACGGACGACTTGAAAAAGCTGATGGAAAAAATCCGCGCCGATGGCGTGACCATTTTGCTGATCGAGCACGATGTCAAATTGATGATGGGCTTGTGTGACCGGATTGCGGTGCTCGATTACGGCAAGAAAATCGCCGAAGGCGTGCCAGAGCAAGTGAAAAATGATCCCCGCGTGATCGAAGCCTACCTTGGAGTTGCGCCCGAATGA